The Streptomyces sp. NBC_00670 genome window below encodes:
- a CDS encoding enoyl-CoA hydratase/isomerase family protein yields MTVHLEVAEGIGTIRLDRPPMNALDVATQDRIKELAEEAGGRADVRAVILYGGEKVFAAGADIKEMRAMDHAAMVLRARALQESFTAVARIPKPVVAAVTGYALGGGCELALCADHRIAADNAKLGQPEILLGLIPGAGGTQRLSRLIGPSRAKDLIFTGRQVKADEALALGLVDRVVPAGEVYEAARAWAARLARGPAIALRAAKESVDAGLETDIETGLAVERGWFAGLFATEDRERGMRSFVEEGPGKAEFV; encoded by the coding sequence ATGACCGTACATCTCGAAGTCGCCGAAGGCATCGGTACGATCCGGCTGGACCGGCCGCCGATGAACGCGTTGGACGTGGCCACGCAGGACCGGATCAAGGAGCTCGCGGAGGAGGCGGGGGGCCGCGCCGACGTACGGGCGGTGATCCTCTACGGCGGGGAGAAGGTGTTCGCGGCCGGCGCGGACATCAAGGAGATGCGGGCCATGGACCACGCCGCGATGGTCCTGCGCGCCCGCGCCCTCCAGGAGTCCTTCACCGCCGTGGCCCGCATCCCCAAGCCGGTCGTGGCCGCCGTGACGGGGTACGCGCTGGGCGGGGGCTGCGAGTTGGCGCTCTGCGCGGACCATCGCATCGCCGCGGACAACGCGAAGCTGGGCCAGCCGGAGATCCTGCTCGGGCTGATTCCGGGTGCGGGTGGCACCCAGCGGCTGTCCCGGCTGATCGGGCCGTCCCGGGCGAAGGACCTGATCTTCACGGGGCGTCAGGTCAAGGCGGACGAGGCCTTGGCGCTGGGGCTCGTGGACCGGGTCGTTCCGGCCGGGGAGGTGTACGAGGCGGCGCGTGCGTGGGCGGCGCGGTTGGCGCGGGGGCCGGCGATCGCGCTGCGCGCGGCGAAGGAGTCCGTCGATGCGGGTCTTGAGACCGACATCGAGACGGGGCTTGCCGTTGAGCGGGGGTGGTTCGCGGGGTTGTTCGCCACGGAGGATCGTGAGCGGGGGATGCGGTCCTTTGTGGAGGAGGGGCCGGGGAAGGCGGAGTTCGTCTGA
- a CDS encoding ATP-binding protein, translated as MAGLEGIDQPRGQGRATAARWTPAVEDERALKALDLFGDPTEAEVPLPSLPESAATARRLAQVVLLRHWGLGPKLTEDAVLLVSELVGNAVRHTGARAFGLRMRRRRGRIRVEVRDPSRGLPCLMPVQELDVSGRGLFLVNELSDRWGVDLLPLGKTTWFEMRAP; from the coding sequence ATGGCGGGGCTGGAGGGCATCGATCAGCCGCGGGGGCAAGGGCGTGCGACCGCCGCGCGCTGGACGCCCGCGGTCGAGGACGAACGGGCGTTGAAGGCGCTGGACCTGTTCGGCGACCCCACGGAGGCGGAGGTTCCGCTCCCGTCGCTGCCGGAGTCCGCCGCCACCGCCCGCCGTCTCGCCCAGGTCGTCCTGCTGCGGCACTGGGGGCTCGGACCCAAGCTGACGGAGGACGCCGTCCTGCTCGTCTCGGAGCTGGTGGGCAACGCCGTACGGCACACCGGCGCCCGCGCCTTCGGACTGCGGATGCGGCGCCGTCGCGGCCGGATCCGGGTGGAGGTGCGGGACCCCTCCCGCGGCCTGCCCTGTCTCATGCCGGTCCAGGAACTCGACGTCAGCGGCCGCGGGCTCTTCCTCGTCAACGAGCTCTCCGACCGCTGGGGCGTGGACCTGCTCCCGCTCGGCAAGACGACGTGGTTCGAGATGCGCGCGCCGTGA
- a CDS encoding polysaccharide deacetylase family protein codes for MVRVNTPSPARRQALRAGAGLAAAAALTGTGAACSATGPSATTAAAASPPTGTTRPPTGTPTPTATPATPRAYPGLPAQITHGPRTGPGVALTFHGQGDPALAEALLRAAERSGARVTVLAVGDWLDAHPALARRVLDGGHDLGNHTQRHLAVNTLSEADAAAEIEECARRLRRLTGSIGTWFRPSRAPTASPLVVRLARRAGYPHVLSYDVDSLDHTDPGADAVTRTVLDEVRPGSVVSLHLGHPDTVAALPALLTGLDHRGLRAVTTTELLSR; via the coding sequence ATGGTGCGGGTGAACACCCCGTCCCCCGCCCGCCGCCAGGCCCTCCGCGCCGGCGCCGGACTCGCCGCGGCCGCCGCCCTCACCGGCACGGGCGCCGCCTGCTCGGCCACCGGCCCCTCCGCCACGACGGCCGCCGCCGCGTCTCCGCCGACCGGCACCACCCGCCCCCCGACCGGCACCCCCACCCCCACGGCGACCCCCGCGACCCCCCGCGCCTACCCCGGCCTCCCCGCCCAGATCACCCACGGTCCCCGCACCGGCCCCGGCGTCGCCCTCACCTTCCACGGGCAGGGAGACCCCGCCCTTGCCGAGGCCCTCCTGCGCGCCGCCGAGCGGTCCGGCGCCCGTGTCACCGTCCTGGCCGTCGGCGACTGGCTCGACGCCCACCCCGCGCTCGCCCGCCGCGTCCTCGACGGCGGCCACGACCTGGGCAACCACACCCAGCGCCACCTCGCCGTCAACACCCTGTCCGAGGCGGACGCCGCCGCCGAGATCGAGGAGTGCGCCCGGCGCCTGCGCCGGCTCACCGGCTCCATCGGCACCTGGTTCCGCCCCTCGCGCGCCCCCACCGCCTCCCCGCTCGTCGTACGCCTGGCCCGCCGCGCGGGCTACCCGCACGTGCTGTCGTACGACGTCGACTCCCTCGACCACACCGACCCGGGCGCCGACGCCGTCACCCGCACGGTCCTCGACGAGGTCCGCCCCGGTTCCGTGGTGAGCCTGCACCTCGGCCACCCGGACACCGTCGCCGCCCTCCCCGCCCTCCTGACCGGACTCGACCACCGCGGCCTGCGCGCGGTGACCACCACGGAGCTGCTGAGCCGATGA
- a CDS encoding YVTN family beta-propeller repeat protein, whose translation MTPTTRTPTTRTPATRTPAPRTRVFLATALLLALAPLAGCGDDTAGSAAHQAAAPSASPKAAAHAKAAPDALPGMPPLLDPKDVYAADRPGMLSPVVKDFPSRVYVPNTESDTVTVIDPKTYKVTDTIPVGRQPQHVVPSWDLKTLWVNNDKGNSLTPIDPKTGKAGEPVDVHDPYNLYFTPNGKYAVVMASLDRELVFRDAHTMKTVHTEPVSCYGVNHADFSPDGRYFIVSCEFSGELLKVDTERMKVVAKQKLPFDGAMPQDVKIAPDGGRFYIADMKANGMWVLDGDSFARPTFLPTGKGCHGLYVGRDSREMYISNRGEGTVSVFDFKKNELTKKWHLPDGGSPDMGGVSADGEVLWLSGRYDAEVYAIDTRTGKQLARIKVGKGPHGLAVYPQPGRYSLGHTGVFR comes from the coding sequence ATGACCCCCACCACCCGCACCCCCACCACCCGCACCCCCGCCACCCGCACCCCCGCCCCTCGCACCCGCGTGTTCCTCGCCACCGCCCTTCTCCTCGCCCTCGCCCCCCTCGCGGGCTGCGGCGACGACACCGCCGGCAGCGCGGCCCACCAGGCCGCCGCACCCAGCGCGTCCCCGAAGGCCGCCGCCCACGCGAAGGCCGCCCCCGACGCCCTCCCCGGCATGCCGCCGCTCCTCGACCCCAAGGACGTCTACGCCGCCGACCGCCCCGGGATGCTCTCCCCGGTCGTCAAGGACTTCCCCTCCCGCGTCTACGTCCCCAACACCGAGTCGGACACCGTCACCGTCATCGACCCGAAGACGTACAAGGTGACCGACACCATCCCCGTCGGCCGGCAGCCGCAGCACGTCGTGCCGTCCTGGGACCTGAAGACGCTGTGGGTCAACAACGACAAGGGCAACAGCCTCACCCCCATCGACCCGAAGACGGGGAAGGCGGGCGAACCGGTCGACGTCCACGACCCCTACAACCTCTACTTCACGCCGAACGGCAAGTACGCCGTCGTCATGGCCTCCCTCGACCGCGAACTGGTCTTCCGGGACGCCCACACCATGAAGACCGTCCACACCGAGCCGGTGAGCTGCTACGGCGTCAACCACGCCGACTTCTCGCCCGACGGCCGCTACTTCATCGTCTCCTGCGAGTTCAGCGGCGAACTCCTCAAGGTCGACACCGAGAGGATGAAGGTCGTCGCCAAGCAGAAGCTGCCGTTCGACGGCGCCATGCCGCAGGACGTCAAGATCGCGCCCGACGGCGGCCGCTTCTACATCGCCGACATGAAGGCGAACGGCATGTGGGTCCTGGACGGCGACAGCTTCGCGCGGCCCACCTTCCTGCCCACCGGCAAGGGCTGCCACGGCCTGTACGTCGGCCGCGACTCGCGCGAGATGTACATCTCCAACCGGGGCGAGGGCACCGTCTCCGTCTTCGACTTCAAGAAGAACGAGCTGACCAAGAAGTGGCACCTGCCCGACGGCGGCAGCCCCGACATGGGCGGTGTCTCCGCCGATGGAGAAGTCCTGTGGCTGTCGGGCCGCTACGACGCCGAGGTCTACGCGATCGACACCCGCACGGGGAAGCAGCTCGCCCGTATCAAGGTCGGCAAGGGCCCGCACGGCCTCGCCGTCTACCCCCAGCCGGGCCGCTACTCCCTCGGCCACACCGGCGTCTTCCGCTGA
- a CDS encoding MerR family transcriptional regulator, whose amino-acid sequence MTENSTAPLTIGELARATGLPVRTIRHWSDEGALPPVARSPGGYRLYDAASVARLELIRTLRQLGLGLADVRRVLSGESSVAELAAAHVAALDARIRALRVTRAVLSTVAKRGSSAEETTLMNRLARLSAAERGRILREFVDETFHGLDTADPAIRDRMSSLTADLPDDPTPAQVDAWVELAELLQDPGFRAEMRTAAELQAADHGEGAPAGQSMWFARRLVQQGAEGRRRGIDPASPEADAVLGELIGDADPVAVLERLELMTAGRVARYRELLVTVRTGTPAAARREEFAWVVAALRARAGR is encoded by the coding sequence GTGACCGAGAACAGCACCGCACCGCTCACCATCGGCGAGCTGGCCCGGGCCACCGGACTGCCGGTGCGCACCATCCGCCACTGGTCGGACGAGGGCGCCCTGCCGCCCGTGGCCCGCTCACCCGGCGGCTACCGGCTGTACGACGCCGCGAGCGTCGCCCGCCTGGAGCTGATCCGCACCCTGCGCCAACTGGGCCTCGGCCTGGCCGACGTGCGCCGGGTGCTGTCCGGCGAGAGCAGCGTCGCCGAGCTGGCGGCCGCCCACGTCGCCGCGCTGGACGCGCGGATCCGGGCGCTGCGGGTGACCCGTGCGGTGCTGTCGACCGTGGCGAAACGCGGTTCCAGCGCGGAGGAGACGACCCTGATGAACAGACTGGCCCGGCTGTCCGCCGCCGAACGCGGCAGGATCCTGCGAGAGTTCGTGGACGAGACGTTCCACGGACTGGACACCGCCGACCCGGCGATCCGGGACCGCATGAGTTCCCTGACCGCCGACCTGCCCGACGACCCCACACCCGCCCAGGTGGACGCCTGGGTGGAGCTGGCCGAACTGCTCCAGGACCCCGGCTTCCGGGCCGAGATGCGCACGGCGGCCGAGCTCCAGGCCGCCGACCACGGCGAGGGCGCCCCCGCCGGGCAGTCCATGTGGTTCGCCCGGCGGCTGGTGCAGCAGGGCGCCGAGGGCCGCCGGCGCGGCATCGACCCCGCCTCGCCCGAGGCCGACGCCGTTCTCGGCGAACTGATCGGCGACGCCGACCCCGTCGCCGTGCTCGAACGGCTGGAGCTGATGACGGCCGGCCGGGTCGCCCGCTACCGCGAGTTGCTGGTCACGGTGCGGACCGGCACCCCCGCCGCCGCCCGCCGCGAGGAGTTCGCCTGGGTGGTCGCCGCACTGCGCGCCCGCGCGGGCCGTTAA
- a CDS encoding EF-hand domain-containing protein, with protein MADIEAARKEFQRIDTDGDGFITAAEFKSALAQGGDWNVTESVAESVIASRDLNGDKVLSFDEFWTYLNK; from the coding sequence GTGGCGGACATCGAGGCAGCGCGCAAGGAGTTCCAGCGGATCGACACGGACGGCGACGGGTTCATCACCGCCGCGGAGTTCAAGTCCGCCCTGGCGCAGGGAGGGGACTGGAACGTCACCGAGTCGGTGGCCGAGTCCGTCATCGCCAGCCGCGACCTCAACGGCGACAAGGTGCTGTCGTTCGACGAGTTCTGGACGTACCTCAACAAGTGA
- a CDS encoding ABC transporter ATP-binding protein, producing the protein MNRSVRGEGTRSGGGTDTVVLDARDVHVVRDGRPLLRDVSLTVRTGEHWALLGANGAGKTTLLSLLGALVHPTHGTVEVLGRRLGTVDLRELRSLVGHVNPRHPLRSALRVRDVVLTGLTNSVEPQPRWAPTPEQEERADRLTGTLGLADRREARWTTLSQGERGRVLIARALMPEPRLLLLDEPATGLDLPGREQLIEALDTLREEHPRLATVLVTHHLEELPPGTDHALLLREGGALARGPVAEVLTDDLVSKCFDLPLALERREGRWSVRVTRTRRG; encoded by the coding sequence ATGAACAGGAGCGTGAGGGGCGAGGGCACGAGGAGCGGCGGCGGCACGGACACGGTGGTCCTGGACGCCCGGGACGTCCATGTCGTACGGGACGGGCGGCCGCTGCTGCGGGACGTCTCGCTCACCGTGCGCACCGGCGAGCACTGGGCGCTGCTCGGCGCCAACGGGGCCGGCAAGACGACCCTGCTGAGCCTGCTGGGCGCGCTCGTCCACCCCACGCACGGCACGGTGGAGGTACTGGGCCGCCGGCTGGGCACGGTGGACCTGCGGGAGCTGCGGTCCCTGGTCGGGCACGTCAACCCCCGGCATCCGCTGCGTTCGGCGCTGCGGGTGCGGGACGTCGTACTGACCGGGCTGACCAACTCCGTGGAACCGCAGCCGCGGTGGGCGCCGACGCCGGAGCAGGAGGAACGGGCGGACCGGCTGACCGGCACGCTGGGGCTGGCGGACCGGCGGGAGGCCCGCTGGACGACGCTGTCGCAGGGCGAGCGCGGCCGGGTGCTGATCGCCCGCGCGCTGATGCCCGAGCCGCGGCTGCTGCTGCTCGACGAACCGGCCACCGGGCTCGACCTGCCGGGCCGGGAGCAGCTGATCGAGGCGCTGGACACGCTGCGGGAGGAGCACCCCCGGCTGGCGACGGTCCTGGTCACCCACCACCTGGAGGAGCTGCCGCCGGGCACGGACCACGCGCTGCTGCTGCGCGAGGGCGGGGCGCTGGCGCGCGGCCCGGTGGCGGAGGTGCTCACCGACGACCTGGTGAGCAAGTGCTTCGACCTGCCACTGGCGCTGGAGAGGCGGGAGGGCCGCTGGAGCGTGCGGGTGACGCGGACGCGCCGGGGCTGA
- the leuA gene encoding 2-isopropylmalate synthase: MSITHEGRPPAQEPWNPQRPSPMPYHRYRPFEERVRVPVEERSWPAARFSRAPLWVPVDLRDGNQALAEPMDTPRKRRFFDLLTGRGFKEIEVGYPSASRTDFDFVRHLVEDGAVPDDVTPVVFTPARPELIDTTFDAIEGLDRAVVHLYIATSPVWREVVLGRDRDEVRRTVREAAERMARRADGLRGHVRFQFSPETFNLTEPDYVLELCDELTEFWDASPDRPVTHNLPATVEIATPNVYADQIEYVHRQLARRDSVILSVHPHNDRGTGVACAELAVLAGAQRVEGCLFGNGERTGNVDLVTLALNLFAQGVDPMVDLSDIDAVRATVEHCNRLPVHPRHPYAGELVHTAFSGTHQDAIDKGFAAHAKRAAELGVPEREAPWAVPYLPVDPADLGRSYEAVIRVNSQSGKGGMAYLLRTGHGVDLPARMRPDFSKVVQRATDDSGREATAAELYALFEAAYLAPGREGAVRLAAWSATQEPSGTHRFVCTLERDGRSGDHEGTGNGPLSAFADALAGAGIAVEVRDFAEHAAGPGTDGEAVAYAECRVDGATAWGAGRDTSVLAASVHAVLSAVNRAGA, encoded by the coding sequence ATGAGCATCACCCACGAAGGCCGTCCGCCCGCCCAGGAGCCCTGGAATCCGCAGCGGCCCAGTCCCATGCCGTACCACCGCTACCGCCCCTTCGAGGAGCGCGTGCGGGTCCCCGTCGAGGAGCGGAGCTGGCCCGCCGCCCGGTTCTCGCGCGCCCCGCTGTGGGTGCCGGTCGATCTGCGCGACGGCAACCAGGCGCTCGCCGAGCCGATGGACACCCCGCGCAAGCGCCGCTTCTTCGACCTGCTCACCGGGAGGGGGTTCAAGGAGATCGAGGTCGGCTATCCCTCCGCCAGCCGTACCGACTTCGACTTCGTGCGGCACCTGGTGGAGGACGGTGCCGTCCCGGACGACGTCACGCCCGTCGTGTTCACGCCCGCCCGGCCGGAGCTGATCGACACCACGTTCGACGCGATCGAGGGGCTGGACCGGGCCGTCGTCCATCTGTACATCGCGACCTCGCCGGTGTGGCGGGAGGTCGTGCTCGGGCGGGACCGGGACGAGGTGCGGCGGACCGTGCGGGAGGCCGCCGAGCGCATGGCCCGCCGCGCGGACGGGCTGCGCGGACACGTGCGCTTCCAGTTCTCGCCCGAGACGTTCAACCTGACCGAGCCCGACTACGTGCTCGAACTGTGCGACGAGCTGACCGAGTTCTGGGACGCGAGCCCCGACCGTCCGGTCACCCACAACCTCCCCGCAACGGTGGAGATCGCCACGCCCAACGTCTACGCCGACCAGATCGAGTACGTCCACCGCCAGCTGGCCCGCCGGGACTCCGTCATCCTCTCCGTCCATCCGCACAACGACCGCGGTACGGGCGTCGCCTGCGCCGAACTCGCGGTGCTGGCCGGGGCGCAGCGGGTGGAGGGCTGTCTGTTCGGCAACGGGGAGCGCACCGGCAACGTCGACCTGGTGACGCTGGCGCTCAACCTGTTCGCGCAGGGCGTCGACCCGATGGTCGACCTGAGCGACATCGACGCGGTGCGGGCGACGGTGGAGCACTGCAACCGGCTGCCGGTGCACCCGCGCCATCCGTACGCCGGTGAGCTGGTCCACACGGCGTTCTCCGGCACCCACCAGGACGCCATCGACAAGGGGTTCGCCGCGCACGCCAAGCGGGCCGCCGAACTGGGGGTGCCGGAGCGCGAGGCGCCGTGGGCGGTGCCGTACCTGCCGGTCGACCCGGCGGACCTGGGGCGCTCGTACGAGGCGGTGATCCGCGTCAACTCGCAGTCGGGCAAGGGCGGGATGGCGTATCTGCTGCGGACCGGGCACGGCGTGGACCTGCCGGCCCGGATGCGGCCGGACTTCTCGAAGGTGGTCCAGCGGGCCACCGACGACAGCGGCCGGGAGGCGACGGCGGCGGAGCTGTACGCGCTGTTCGAGGCGGCGTACCTGGCGCCGGGCCGGGAGGGCGCGGTGCGGCTGGCCGCCTGGTCGGCGACGCAGGAGCCGTCCGGGACGCACCGGTTCGTGTGCACGCTGGAGCGGGACGGCCGGAGTGGCGACCACGAGGGCACCGGCAACGGTCCGCTGTCGGCGTTCGCCGACGCGCTGGCCGGGGCCGGGATCGCGGTGGAGGTGCGGGACTTCGCCGAGCACGCGGCGGGCCCCGGCACGGACGGCGAGGCGGTCGCCTACGCCGAGTGCCGGGTGGACGGCGCCACCGCGTGGGGCGCGGGCCGGGACACCTCGGTGCTGGCGGCGTCCGTGCACGCGGTGCTGTCGGCGGTCAACCGGGCGGGGGCGTGA
- a CDS encoding FadR/GntR family transcriptional regulator, with protein sequence MPLDAVRPSPLVEQAADRLRAQITGGQWPVGTKLPGETTLAKELGVGRSTVREALRALAGAGLVRARQGAGVFVTATEPAEDWPARLRRAAVTDVYEVRLGVEVHAAALAAARRTPEDTAALRTALAGRRTAAAGDDAAFVDADIALHAAVVTAAHNPVLADLFTEFIPTLRRGLIEMLDLVGLRTTDPNTGDDTHEALVEAITRGDAEAASTVLREELEGTLGLLRRA encoded by the coding sequence ATGCCCCTAGACGCCGTCCGCCCCAGCCCGCTCGTCGAACAGGCCGCGGACCGGCTGCGCGCGCAGATCACCGGCGGACAGTGGCCGGTCGGCACCAAGCTCCCGGGGGAGACCACGCTGGCCAAGGAGCTCGGCGTCGGCCGCTCCACGGTCCGCGAGGCGCTGCGCGCCCTCGCCGGCGCCGGACTGGTCCGGGCACGGCAGGGTGCCGGCGTCTTCGTCACCGCCACCGAACCCGCCGAGGACTGGCCCGCCCGATTGCGACGCGCCGCCGTCACCGACGTCTACGAGGTCCGCCTCGGCGTCGAGGTCCACGCCGCCGCCCTCGCCGCCGCCCGCCGCACCCCCGAGGACACCGCCGCGCTCCGGACCGCCCTGGCGGGCCGCCGCACGGCCGCCGCCGGCGACGACGCGGCCTTCGTCGACGCCGACATCGCCCTGCACGCGGCCGTCGTCACCGCCGCGCACAACCCCGTCCTCGCCGACCTCTTCACCGAGTTCATTCCCACCCTCCGCCGCGGCCTGATCGAGATGCTCGACCTCGTCGGCCTGCGCACGACGGACCCCAACACGGGCGACGACACCCACGAGGCCCTGGTCGAAGCGATCACCCGGGGCGACGCCGAGGCGGCGTCGACGGTCCTGCGCGAGGAACTGGAAGGAACGCTGGGCCTGTTGCGCCGGGCGTGA
- a CDS encoding glycoside hydrolase family 25 protein, with product MLRGIDVSAYQSSSFDTDGLSFAFIKATEGRSYINPRLSAQTEHARDAGLVVGFYHFLWPGNLTAQAEYFVKHAPEKGSDLLAVDWETTGDGTHASNAEKDSFIRKVKSLRPNHRVLLYCNRNFWLNVDTTSYAGDGLWIADYVTAGEPRIKAKWRFHQYTSDPHDKDVADFSSKAALKKWADDA from the coding sequence ATGCTGCGAGGCATCGACGTCAGCGCCTACCAGTCCTCTTCCTTCGACACGGACGGCCTCTCCTTCGCCTTCATCAAGGCGACCGAGGGCCGCTCGTACATCAACCCCCGGCTGTCCGCCCAGACCGAGCACGCCCGTGACGCCGGGCTCGTCGTCGGCTTCTACCACTTCCTCTGGCCGGGCAATCTCACCGCCCAGGCCGAGTACTTCGTCAAACACGCGCCCGAGAAGGGCAGCGACCTCCTCGCCGTCGACTGGGAGACCACAGGCGACGGCACCCACGCGAGCAACGCGGAGAAGGACAGCTTCATCCGCAAGGTGAAATCGCTCCGGCCGAACCACCGGGTCCTGCTCTATTGCAACCGGAATTTCTGGCTCAACGTCGACACCACCTCCTACGCCGGCGACGGCCTCTGGATCGCCGACTACGTGACAGCGGGCGAGCCCCGCATCAAGGCCAAGTGGCGCTTCCACCAGTACACCTCCGACCCGCACGACAAGGACGTCGCCGACTTCAGCAGTAAAGCCGCGCTGAAGAAATGGGCGGACGACGCCTGA
- a CDS encoding cation:proton antiporter domain-containing protein, whose amino-acid sequence MTQEVESLGWAVLIAGAVMAAALVFHPVSERIRVPAPAFFLLAAAVVSDLVPGLRTIPLDMVQRLVTVALIFVLLDGGASLGWRRLRPSLAAASWMGLGGTVVIAAATGTLAHLFLGLPWEPALLLGIALAPTDPAAVFSALGRKEIAGRSGTLLNGEAGLNDPAGIALLTAVLELGGRTGGAAVGHVAWVFVEQIAVGTAVGVAGGLALLRLLRRVRLPGQGLYSLSVMAGALVIYGVATVAHGSGFLAVFTAGVVLADRGVPFEREIERFHDALSSLGEIAAFTALGLTVTLADFDNLGAWGDGAVMAVITLVLVRPVVMMLMLRPVRLRTGERVFLSLTGLKGAVPILLGSFLLTEHTTHGRSLYDIVFVVVAASILVQGTLIPWLARRCHVSLRSTPLRPWPLGIRFRSPPTGIRRYRVRPGATAQNTRVDDLDLPADVWIALVIRKGELLTLHPDTRLDAEDEVVLVTDPESEGPDDGVAQVFGAA is encoded by the coding sequence ATGACGCAGGAGGTCGAATCGCTCGGCTGGGCGGTGCTGATCGCCGGGGCGGTGATGGCCGCGGCCCTCGTCTTCCATCCCGTGAGCGAGCGCATCCGGGTGCCCGCCCCCGCCTTCTTCCTCCTCGCCGCGGCCGTGGTCTCCGATCTGGTGCCCGGCCTCCGGACGATTCCCCTGGACATGGTGCAGCGGCTGGTCACGGTCGCGTTGATCTTCGTCCTGCTGGACGGAGGTGCGTCGCTGGGCTGGCGCCGGCTGCGGCCGTCCCTGGCGGCGGCGTCCTGGATGGGGCTGGGCGGCACCGTCGTGATCGCCGCGGCGACCGGCACGCTGGCCCATCTGTTCCTCGGCCTTCCGTGGGAGCCGGCACTGCTGCTCGGCATCGCGCTGGCACCGACCGATCCGGCGGCGGTCTTCTCCGCCCTGGGGCGCAAGGAGATCGCCGGGCGCAGTGGCACGCTGCTGAACGGCGAGGCCGGTCTGAACGACCCGGCCGGCATCGCCCTGCTCACCGCGGTGCTCGAACTGGGCGGCCGGACCGGTGGGGCCGCGGTCGGGCATGTCGCCTGGGTCTTCGTCGAGCAGATCGCCGTCGGGACGGCCGTCGGCGTGGCAGGCGGGCTGGCGCTGCTGCGGCTCCTGCGCCGAGTGCGGCTGCCCGGCCAGGGCCTCTACTCCCTGTCCGTCATGGCGGGCGCACTGGTGATCTACGGAGTGGCGACCGTGGCGCACGGCTCCGGCTTCCTGGCGGTGTTCACCGCAGGGGTGGTGCTGGCCGACAGAGGGGTGCCGTTCGAACGGGAGATCGAGCGGTTTCATGACGCGCTGTCCAGCCTCGGCGAGATCGCGGCCTTCACCGCACTCGGCCTGACCGTCACGCTGGCGGATTTCGACAACCTCGGGGCCTGGGGCGACGGCGCGGTCATGGCCGTGATCACGCTCGTCCTGGTCCGCCCGGTGGTCATGATGCTGATGCTGCGGCCGGTACGGCTGCGGACCGGGGAGCGGGTCTTCCTCTCCCTGACCGGGCTGAAGGGCGCCGTGCCGATCCTGCTGGGCAGCTTCCTGCTCACCGAGCACACCACCCACGGCCGCTCCCTCTACGACATCGTCTTCGTCGTGGTCGCCGCCTCCATCCTCGTCCAGGGAACCCTCATCCCCTGGCTCGCCCGGCGCTGCCATGTGTCCCTGCGCTCCACGCCGCTGCGACCGTGGCCGCTCGGCATCCGGTTCCGGTCACCACCCACCGGCATACGGCGCTACCGCGTCCGGCCCGGCGCGACGGCCCAGAACACGCGCGTCGACGACCTCGACCTGCCGGCCGACGTCTGGATCGCGCTCGTCATCAGAAAGGGAGAGCTCCTCACCCTGCATCCCGACACCCGTTTGGACGCCGAGGACGAGGTCGTCCTGGTCACGGACCCGGAGTCGGAGGGACCCGACGACGGCGTGGCGCAGGTCTTCGGGGCGGCCTGA
- a CDS encoding CBS domain-containing protein, whose protein sequence is MTARRTPQAEGRNGRGAARTRLASGLRLFVLSVRRAARRGRRDRPAFRLGDADHDVGPDGPSAAGPPRFGRRTTAQCRSGPCRGDRCRPRPPRRPRTVGPCVGRRPRARQRALSGRTVRAVCGSEPASVAPDDDVDRAVQLMRAEAVRRLPVVEDGRPVGIVALGDLTVERDPTSALGDISAAEPSA, encoded by the coding sequence ATGACGGCGCGTAGGACACCGCAAGCAGAGGGACGGAACGGACGGGGTGCCGCGCGCACCCGCCTGGCCTCCGGTCTACGGCTGTTCGTGCTGTCCGTCCGCCGTGCTGCTCGCCGGGGTCGGCGCGATCGGCCGGCCTTTCGGCTGGGTGATGCTGACCACGACGTTGGGCCCGACGGCCCATCTGCTGCTGGCCCACCCCGATTCGGTCGGCGCACGACTGCGCAGTGCCGTTCTGGACCATGCCGCGGCGATCGTTGCCGGCCCCGGCCGCCTCGCCGCCCTCGGACTGTGGGGCCATGCGTCGGCCGCCGCCCAAGAGCACGACAGCGCGCGCTCTCGGGCCGGACGGTGCGTGCGGTGTGCGGCAGCGAGCCGGCCTCCGTGGCTCCCGACGATGACGTCGACCGTGCGGTGCAGCTGATGCGTGCCGAGGCTGTTCGCCGGCTGCCGGTCGTCGAGGACGGGCGCCCTGTCGGCATCGTCGCGTTGGGCGACCTCACCGTCGAACGCGATCCCACCTCGGCGCTGGGCGACATCAGCGCGGCCGAACCGAGCGCCTGA